A region of Etheostoma cragini isolate CJK2018 chromosome 24, CSU_Ecrag_1.0, whole genome shotgun sequence DNA encodes the following proteins:
- the gpbar1 gene encoding G-protein coupled bile acid receptor 1, with protein MMDWNDSHALLSGEQLIFAITIPLSTSIILANLVIILGIARNRQLHNTTNYFFLSLLVADLCTGVALPFIPLMGLNRALSSSSCLVAHVFPNFLFLAFLFNLVMVHYERYICIVDPLCYKNLWMHRSFPLALLVVWAPPLLYASLPALGWNNWTGPDWNGCCASSPNITLLPNCSTNKTMCCSYRRVFPNAFIYLEVYGLVLPAILTIAGMVGHVLWITRGQLKDICRLHRSVERGSQASEREQRLNMRYTRCLVAVSLTFLACWVPYLIYMHACIAFLISDTKRSSTTQIVLSCTGIGSMAVVPLVLGLANRQYTEPAFKLLQKLRDRWRRRTRGSEEVAV; from the coding sequence CCAACCTGGTCATCATCTTGGGCATCGCCCGGAACCGCCAGCTCCACAACACAACCAACTACTTCTTCCTCAGCCTGTTAGTGGCAGATCTGTGCACCGGCGTGGCGCTGCCTTTCATCCCGTTAATGGGCCTGAACCGGGCGTTGAGTTCCAGTTCCTGCCTGGTGGCTCACGTTTTCCCGAACTTCCTCTTCCTGGCGTTCCTTTTCAACCTGGTGATGGTCCACTATGAGCGCTACATTTGCATCGTCGACCCCCTGTGTTACAAGAACCTGTGGATGCATCGCAGCTTTCCTCTGGCGTTGCTCGTGGTTTGGGCTCCACCACTTCTGTACGCATCCCTACCTGCTCTTGGTTGGAATAACTGGACAGGGCCAGATTGGAACGGATGTTGTGCGAGTAGCCCGAACATAACGCTTCTTCCAAACTGTTCGACTAACAAAACCATGTGCTGCTCGTACAGGCGAGTGTTCCCCAACGCTTTCATCTACTTGGAGGTGTACGGGCTCGTCTTACCTGCTATTCTCACCATCGCTGGCATGGTCGGCCACGTTTTATGGATCACCCGAGGCCAGCTGAAAGACATTTGTCGCCTTCACCGTTCAGTGGAAAGGGGAAGTCAGGCCTCGGAACGAGAGCAGAGGCTGAACATGCGGTACACTCGCTGCCTGGTGGCGGTGTCGCTGACCTTTCTCGCATGCTGGGTGCCCTACCTCATTTACATGCACGCCTGCATAGCGTTCTTGATCAGCGACACCAAGAGGAGCTCCACTACTCAAATTGTGCTGTCATGCACTGGCATTGGAAGCATGGCGGTGGTGCCGCTGGTGCTCGGCCTGGCTAACAGGCAGTATACGGAACCGGCGTTCAAACTTCTCCAGAAACTCCGAGACAGGTGGAGGCGAAGGACGCGGGGATCAGAGGAGGTGGCAGTCTGA
- the LOC117939128 gene encoding keratin, type II cytoskeletal 8-like isoform X1 has product MSKPRDYSSQSYSPGSTAPLKSHPSQNGMDPSGKSRERDDMVGLNDKFVRLIDKMKHLEDENKKLDTKLKILREHEDYEGKINDIVKQLENEMEQQIETLLHDQEKLHAALLKNQEEVEDNKNKYEEEFLKKSDLENEFVVKKKEVDEGHLEAVDLVLDLEDLIGKLEFLRAGYDEEIKELESHVQNVTVVLQDNSKRSLDMDEIIEGVKNQYANMAARTRNEAEQWNQKKMDDMVSNAGQREQEVRELRREISDMVRHIQRSNGELEALTRKEESLMKDISDMRTEGEDNLLKARDDISQLEEALKRAKQDLAGQVREHQKLMNLKLALDIEIATYRKLLEGEEQRMNHHMHRADVDLPEKHHLPEKHHLPEKHHLPEKHHLPVKHHLPEKHHLPEKHHLPEKHHLPVKPQAPAPTDVPADTAVPAVYPTSKKRLLIRVKVEAGRVVSESSLYIED; this is encoded by the exons ATGTCTAAACCGAGAGACTACAGCAGCCAGTCCTACTCCCCGGGCAGCACGGCACCGCTCAAAAGCCACCCGAGCCAAAACGGGATGGACCCGTCGGGTAAATCCAGGGAGAGGGACGACATGGTTGGACTCAATGACAAGTTTGTCAGGTTGATTGACAAG ATGAAACACCTGGAGGATGAGAACAAAAAGCTCGACACAAAGCTGAAGATTCTCAGGGAGCATGAGGACTACGAGGGGAAAATCAACGACATCGTCAAGCAGCTGGAGAACGAGATGGAGCAGCAGATCGAGACCTTGCTCCACGACCAAGAAAAACTGCACGCTGCACTGCTCAAAAAccaggaggaggtggaggacaACAAGAACAA gtATGAGGAGGAATTTCTGAAAAAATCTGACCTGGAGAATGAGTTTGTTGTCAAGAAAAAG GAGGTAGATGAAGGTCACTTGGAGGCAGTAGATCTGGTTCTGGACCTGGAGGACCTGATTGGAAAACTGGAATTCCTCAGGGCTGGCTATGATGAG GAGATCAAGGAGCTGGAGTCGCACGTCCAGAATGTGACGGTGGTCTTACAGGACAACAGCAAACGGTCTCTGGACATGGACGAAATCATCGAGGGGGTCAAGAATCAGTATGCCAACATGGCCGCCCGCACCAGGAACGAAGCCGAGCAGTGGAACCAGAAAAAG ATGGATGACATGGTCTCAAATGCAGGACAGCGTGAGCAGGAAGTGCGTGAATTAAGGAGGGAGATCTCAGACATGGTGCGCCACATCCAGAGGTCCAACGGGGAACTGGAAGCTCTCACAAGGAAG gAAGAGTCCCTGATGAAGGACATCAGTGACATGAGGACCGAAGGCGAAGACAACCTGCTGAAGGCTCGGGACGACATTTCCCAGCTGGAGGAGGCCTTGAAGCGGGCCAAGCAGGACTTGGCTGGACAGGTCCGCGAACACCAAAAGCTGATGAACCTCAAGTTGGCGCTGGACATCGAGATCGCCACCTACCGCAAGCTGCTGGAGGGCGAGGAGCAGAG AATGAACCACCATATGCACCGCGCAG ACGTTGACCTGCCAGAGAAGCACCACCTGCCAGAGAAGCACCACCTACCAGAGAAGCACCACCTGCCAGAGAAGCACCACCTGCCAGTGAAGCACCACCTACCAGAGAAGCACCACCTGCCAGAGAAGCACCACCTGCCAGAGAAGCACCACCTGCCAGTGAAGCCACAAGCCCCAGCACCCACCGATGTCCCGGCAGATACAGCTGTCCCAGCAGTGTACCCCACCTCCAAGAAACGCCTGCTGATCCGGGTGAAGGTGGAGGCGGGCAGAGTCGTGTCCGAGAGCTCCCTTTATATTGAAGATTGA
- the LOC117939128 gene encoding keratin, type II cytoskeletal 8-like isoform X2 produces the protein MKHLEDENKKLDTKLKILREHEDYEGKINDIVKQLENEMEQQIETLLHDQEKLHAALLKNQEEVEDNKNKYEEEFLKKSDLENEFVVKKKEVDEGHLEAVDLVLDLEDLIGKLEFLRAGYDEEIKELESHVQNVTVVLQDNSKRSLDMDEIIEGVKNQYANMAARTRNEAEQWNQKKMDDMVSNAGQREQEVRELRREISDMVRHIQRSNGELEALTRKEESLMKDISDMRTEGEDNLLKARDDISQLEEALKRAKQDLAGQVREHQKLMNLKLALDIEIATYRKLLEGEEQRMNHHMHRADVDLPEKHHLPEKHHLPEKHHLPEKHHLPVKHHLPEKHHLPEKHHLPEKHHLPVKPQAPAPTDVPADTAVPAVYPTSKKRLLIRVKVEAGRVVSESSLYIED, from the exons ATGAAACACCTGGAGGATGAGAACAAAAAGCTCGACACAAAGCTGAAGATTCTCAGGGAGCATGAGGACTACGAGGGGAAAATCAACGACATCGTCAAGCAGCTGGAGAACGAGATGGAGCAGCAGATCGAGACCTTGCTCCACGACCAAGAAAAACTGCACGCTGCACTGCTCAAAAAccaggaggaggtggaggacaACAAGAACAA gtATGAGGAGGAATTTCTGAAAAAATCTGACCTGGAGAATGAGTTTGTTGTCAAGAAAAAG GAGGTAGATGAAGGTCACTTGGAGGCAGTAGATCTGGTTCTGGACCTGGAGGACCTGATTGGAAAACTGGAATTCCTCAGGGCTGGCTATGATGAG GAGATCAAGGAGCTGGAGTCGCACGTCCAGAATGTGACGGTGGTCTTACAGGACAACAGCAAACGGTCTCTGGACATGGACGAAATCATCGAGGGGGTCAAGAATCAGTATGCCAACATGGCCGCCCGCACCAGGAACGAAGCCGAGCAGTGGAACCAGAAAAAG ATGGATGACATGGTCTCAAATGCAGGACAGCGTGAGCAGGAAGTGCGTGAATTAAGGAGGGAGATCTCAGACATGGTGCGCCACATCCAGAGGTCCAACGGGGAACTGGAAGCTCTCACAAGGAAG gAAGAGTCCCTGATGAAGGACATCAGTGACATGAGGACCGAAGGCGAAGACAACCTGCTGAAGGCTCGGGACGACATTTCCCAGCTGGAGGAGGCCTTGAAGCGGGCCAAGCAGGACTTGGCTGGACAGGTCCGCGAACACCAAAAGCTGATGAACCTCAAGTTGGCGCTGGACATCGAGATCGCCACCTACCGCAAGCTGCTGGAGGGCGAGGAGCAGAG AATGAACCACCATATGCACCGCGCAG ACGTTGACCTGCCAGAGAAGCACCACCTGCCAGAGAAGCACCACCTACCAGAGAAGCACCACCTGCCAGAGAAGCACCACCTGCCAGTGAAGCACCACCTACCAGAGAAGCACCACCTGCCAGAGAAGCACCACCTGCCAGAGAAGCACCACCTGCCAGTGAAGCCACAAGCCCCAGCACCCACCGATGTCCCGGCAGATACAGCTGTCCCAGCAGTGTACCCCACCTCCAAGAAACGCCTGCTGATCCGGGTGAAGGTGGAGGCGGGCAGAGTCGTGTCCGAGAGCTCCCTTTATATTGAAGATTGA
- the LOC117939130 gene encoding keratin, type I cytoskeletal 18-like — protein MPSNTAASMFGGAGGRGSRVSVASLEGLRNVLRNETDRDAAPAAPATPADTPPAAPAAPGDDKQALRGLNGRLSGYVDRVKQLQKDNDDMEKQIDDILAKRRTPEGRDWDELEKPLDNLKQRIKDITKDNAKLLLQIDNTKLANDDFKNKLDDEKKARKEVEKDLEDLKKTAKNSKLNRMQTQKEIDLVKEELARLKQEHKEEVDVLREKIKNSEVNVEIDSRDSNLAEVLDKIRLQYDNIARKNLKDCEDWYEGKFRDIKWVQAQNNEDLHTGQSELKDLQKQAQSLDIKSQSYHSKIHGLEEALRSTKVEYGQRLSPLNQLILNLQAELKEVRARVERHVEDNNNLLCVKMKLEAEINNYQRLMQDMTPDPESL, from the exons ATGCCTTCAAACACCGCTGCCAGCATGTTTGGTGGAGCAGGGGGAAGGGGTTCTAGGGTGTCTGTGGCGAGCCTGGAGGGGCTGCGTAACGTGCTGCGCAACGAGACGGACAGAGATGCCGCTCCCGCCGCTCCAGCGACACCTGCGGATACCCCTCCGGCCGCGCCTGCTGCCCCAGGGGACGACAAGCAGGCACTTCGGGGTCTGAACGGCCGGCTGTCCGGCTACGTGGACCGGGTGAAACAGCTGCAAAAGGATAACGACGACATGGAGAAACAGATTGATGACATTTTGGCCAAGAGGAGAACACCCGAGGGGCGCGACTGGGATGAGCTGGAAAAACCCCTGGATAACCTCAAGCAGAGG ATCAAAGACATCACCAAGGACAACGCCAAGCTGCTGCTCCAGATTGACAACACCAAGCTTGCTAATGATGACTTTAAGAACAA GCTGGACGATGAAAAAAAGGCACGGAAGGAAGTAGAAAAAGACCTGGAGGATCTGAAGAAGACCGCTAAGAATTCCAAGCTGAACCGCatgcagacacagaaagagattGATCTGGTGAAGGAGGAGCTCGCTCGCCTCAAGCAGGAGCACAAAGAG GAAGTGGATGTCCTGCGTGAGAAGATCAAGAACTCTGAGGTGAACGTGGAGATTGATTCTCGGGACTCTAACCTGGCTGAGGTTCTCGACAAGATCCGCCTCCAGTACGATAACATCGCCAGGAAGAACCTGAAAGACTGCGAGGACTGGTACGAGGGCAAG TTTAGAGACATCAAGTGGGTGCAGGCCCAAAACAATGAAGACCTGCACACTGGACAGTCAGAGCTCAAGGATCTGCAGAAACAGGCCCAGTCTCTGGATATTAAGAGCCAGAGTTACCACAGCAAG ATCCACGGTCTGGAGGAGGCCCTGAGGAGCACCAAAGTGGAGTACGGTCAGCGTCTGTCCCCCCTCAACCAGCTGATACTGAACCTGCAGGCGGAGCTGAAGGAAGTGAGGGCGCGGGTGGAGCGCCACGTGGAAGACAACAATAATCTGCTGTGTGTGAAGATGAAGCTGGAGGCGGAAATCAACAACTACCAGCGACTGATGCAAGACATGACCCCTGATCCCGAAAG CTTGTAG
- the arpc2 gene encoding actin-related protein 2/3 complex subunit 2: MILLEINNRIIEETLSLKFDGASNGTKPEAVDVTFADFDGVLYHISNPNGDKTKVMVSISLKFYKELQEHGADELLKRVYGNFLVSAEAGYNVSLLYDLEALPANKDEVVHQAGMLKRNCFASVFEKYFKFQEEGKEGEKRAVVHYRDDESMYLEAKKDRVTVVFSTVFKDDDDVIIGKVFMQEFKEGRRASHTAPQVLFSHREPPLELKDTDAAVGDNIGYITFVLFPRHTNANARDNTINLIHTFRDYLHYHIKCSKAYIHTRMRAKTSEFLKVLNRARPDAEKKEMKTISGKTFSR, translated from the exons ATGATCCTGTTAGAAATCAACAACCGCATTATAGAAGAGACGCTGTCTTTGAAGTTTGACGGCGCATCCAACGG AACCAAACCCGAGGCCGTCGATGTGACGTTTGCAG ATTTCGATGGCGTCTTGTACCACATCTCCAACCCCAACGgggacaagaccaaagtgatggTCAGCATCTCCCTCAAGTTCTACAAGGAGCTGCAGGAGCACGGGGCGGACGAG CTGCTCAAGAGGGTCTATGGGAATTTCCTCGTTTCAGCTGAGGCTG GCTACAACGTGTCCCTCCTCTACGACCTGGAGGCGCTACCAGCCAATAAAGATGAGGTTGTCCACCAGGCGGGCATGCTCAAGAGAAACTGCTTCGCCTCAGTGTTTGAAAAGTACTTCAAGTTCCAGGAAGAGGGAAAAGAGGGCGAGAAGAGGGCCGTGGTCCACTACAGAGACGATGAGTCCAT GTATCTGGAGGCCAAGAAAGACCGAGTGACCGTGGTGTTCAGCACAGTGTTCAAAGACGACGACGACGTCATCATCGGCAAAGTTTTCATGCAG GAGTTCAAAGAGGGTCGGCGGGCCAGCCACACAGCCCCCCAGGTGCTGTTCAGCCACAGGGAGCCCCCACTAGAGCTGAAGGACACAGACGCCGCTGTTGGGGACAACATTGGATACATCACTTTCG ttttgttccCACGTCACACCAATGCCAATGCCAGAGACAACACCATCAACCTCATCCACACCTTCAGGGACTACCTGCACTACCACATAAAGTGCTCCAAG GCCTACATTCACACACGCATGAGGGCCAAGACGTCAGAATTCCTCAAGGTGCTGAACCGCGCTCGACCCGACGCCGagaagaaagagatgaagaCCATCTC TGGAAAGACCTTCTCCCGCTGA
- the LOC117939131 gene encoding C-X-C chemokine receptor type 2-like, with the protein MSFVYTFEGYELNETIYNINTTYIPDLENIACVTGALSPTAAVTLCVVLIAIFLLAIPGNLLVGWVIGTSRQTLTPSDVYLFNLTIADGLMALTLPFWAAATIEGWVFGDFLCKFLSLIREANFYTSILFLACISIDRYLVIVRASESLRSRQKMCSRILCAAVWALGGALALPALFNQVSELPDSEGMMCQENFHLGDASLWRNFTRRFRHIFGFFLPLGAMIACYSVTIARLLRTRGFQKHRAMKVIIAVVIAFLLCWTPYHVVLIVETLLRAEVIHYDCALRKSVDRALAITQNLALSHSCINPVLYAFVGVKFRDKMTRLLPWKARQERMSGSKFSRSTSQTSENIGAVL; encoded by the coding sequence ATGTCGTTCGTCTATACCTTTGAGGGTTATGAACTGAATGAAACCATCTACAACATTAACACGACCTACATTCCGGATCTAGAGAACATAGCATGCGTGACAGGAGCTCTGTCTCCCACAGCAGCTGTGACCCTGTGTGTCGTCCTCATTGCCATCTTTTTACTGGCAATACCTGGGAACCTGTTGGTGGGATGGGTGATCGGGACCAGCAGACAGACGCTGACTCCATCGGATGTGTACCTGTTTAACTTGACAATAGCAGATGGTCTGATGGCCCTGACCCTACCGTTCTGGGCCGCTGCAACCATCGAAGGATGGGTCTTTGGAGACTTCCTTTGCAAGTTCCTCAGCCTCATCAGAGAAGCAAACTTCTACACCAGCATCCTCTTTCTGGCCTGCATTAGCATCGACCGTTATCTTGTGATAGTGCGCGCCAGTGAGAGCCTCCGGAGTCGTCAGAAGATGTGCAGCCGGATCCTCTGTGCAGCGGTTTGGGCCCTCGGTGGGGCCCTCGCTCTGCCTGCGCTTTTCAACCAAGTCTCCGAGCTACCTGACTCAGAGGGGATGATGTGCCAAGAAAACTTCCACCTCGGCGACGCGTCCTTATGGAGGAATTTCACTCGCCGGTTTCGCCACATTTTTGGCTTCTTTCTCCCGCTGGGTGCCATGATAGCCTGCTACAGCGTCACCATCGCCAGGCTGCTGCGCACTCGAGGTTTCCAGAAGCACAGGGCCATGAAGGTGATCATAGCCGTGGTGATTGCGTTTCTTCTGTGCTGGACGCCATATCACGTCGTCCTGATAGTGGAAACACTCCTGAGGGCTGAAGTGATACACTATGACTGCGCTTTGAGGAAATCAGTGGACAGGGCTTTGGCTATAACTCAAAACCTGGCTCTGTCCCACAGCTGCATCAACCCTGTCCTCTACGCCTTCGTGGGAGTGAAGTTCAGGGACAAAATGACTCGACTTCTCCCGTGGAAAGCCAGACAGGAGCGGATGTCGGGGTCAAAGTTCAGCAGGTCGACATCTCAGACCTCAGAAAACATCGGAGCTGTTCTTTGA
- the slc19a1 gene encoding reduced folate transporter yields the protein MVADDTAESGDGSDWEKKMDLKAPAFDDKGGHEDGDVEMIASAGLSPSTGPVEEAEEPRKWKWAVFFLCLFGFMASIKPGEPFITPNLLSTEKNFTREQVTNELTPVLTYSYMMVLVPAFLLTDLMRYKPVLIIQGVSHVVIWLLLLLGSTLIEMQLMEVFYGVTMACRVAYSSYIFSLVSPALYQRVAGYSRSAVLLGVFTSSVLGQLCISLGNVSFYTLSAISLGFVSFGLILTLFLPWPKRSLFFHRTWNQEQKDAAAVATKSELDKMNQQESVPSSAPPLCPASCWRDSVLVQMLLELRNVTRRPSLRLWSLWWVFNSTGYYLVLFYVHILWNKVSLDAEDKTIYNGGVEAASTLLSALTSFTAGYVKIRWNVWSELVICVITALQAGLLLLMGTTGNIWVCYTAYVLFRGFYQFLVPIATFQIASSLTKELCALVFGINTFLGTILKSIINLIFSDKRGLGLDVQSQFLVYFVYFIILTVVYFVCAAVVVIRQYRNWPSGGGGAREQAAPTELSPMATDSEAEPLSNGRSAKAQ from the exons ATGGTAGCAGATGACACAGCAGAAAGTGGGGACGGATCAGACTGGGAGAAGAAGATGGACCTGAAGGCGCCTGCATTTGATGACAAGGGAGGACATGAAGATGGAGACGTAGAGATGATTGCTTCGGCGGGGCTGTCTCCTTCCACGGGTCCCGTAGAGGAAGCAGAAGAACCCAGAAAGTGGAAATGGGCTGTATTTTTCTTGTGCCTCTTTGGGTTTATGGCATCGATAAAGCCCGGGGAGCCCTTCATTACACCGAATCTACTCAGCACTGAGAAGAACTTCACCAGAGAGCAG GTGACCAATGAGCTCACTCCTGTCCTGACGTACTCCTACATGATGGTGCTGGTGCCAGCCTTCCTGCTGACAGATCTCATGCGCTACAAGCCCGTCCTGATCATCCAGGGCGTCAGCCACGTGGTCATCTGGCTCCTTCTGCTTCTGGGCTCCACCCTCATTGAAATGCAGTTGATGGAGGTCTTCTACGGCGTCACCATGGCCTGCCGCGTAGCCTACTCCTCCTACATCTTCTCCCTGGTCAGCCCGGCCCTCTACCAGCGCGTGGCTGGATATTCTCGCTCCGCAGTCCTCTTAGGGGTGTTCACCAGCTCAGTGTTGGGTCAGCTGTGCATATCCCTGGGAAATGTCAGCTTCTACACCCTTAGCGccatatctttgggttttgtcAGCTTTGGTCTGATTCTCACGCTGTTCCTGCCCTGGCCTAAACGCTCCTTGTTTTTCCACCGAACGTGGAATCAGGAGCAAAAGGACGCGGCCGCAGTAGCCACCAAATCAGAACTGGACAAAATGAACCAGCAAGAGAGTGTCCCGTCCTCGGCGCCCCCCCTGTGCCCTGCATCATGCTGGAGGGACTCTGTCCTGGTTCAGATGCTGCTGGAGTTGAGAAACGTGACCAGGAGGCCCAGCCTGAGGCTCTGGTCCCTGTGGTGGGTGTTCAACTCCACAGGGTACTATCTGGTGCTGTTCTACGTTCACATCCTGTGGAACAAAGTCTCCCTGGACGCTGAAGACAAGACCATTTACAACGGGGGAGTGGAGGCAGCTTCCACACTGCTGA GTGCATTGACTtcattcactgctggctacGTGAAAATCCGGTGGAACGTCTGGTCTGAGCTGGTTATCTGTGTCATCACAGCACTGCAGGCAGGTCTGCTGCTCCTCATGGGCACCACAGGCAACATCTGGGTCTGCTACACGGCCTACGTCCTCTTCAGAGGCTTCTACCAGTTTCTGGTGCCTATTGCCAC TTTCCAGATAGCCTCGTCACTCACCAAGGAGCTCTGTGCCTTAGTGTTTGGCATCAACACCTTTTTGGGGACCATACTGAAGAGCATCATCAACCTGATATTTTCCGACAAAAGAGGCCTGGGGTTGGACGTGCAATCTCAG TTCCTGGTCTACTTTGTTTACTTCATCATTCTCACTGTTGTCTACTTTGTGTGTGCCGCTGTGGTCGTCATCCGGCAGTACAGAAATTGGCCCAGTGGAGGAGGCGGGGCCAGGGAACAGGCGGCGCCCACGGAGCTCAGCCCCATGGCCACAGATTCCGAGGCCGAACCTTTATCCAACGGCAGAAGTGCCAAAGCACAGTGA